One Lentisphaerota bacterium genomic window, CGGAATACTTTTTGCGCCGATCCGTCGGCTGCCCGTTCACACGGCGGGCTGGCGCGTATGGGCCTCACGCATGCTGCCTGCGGTGTTTCTCGTCGGGCTCGCCTGTCTCATTATTGCCGCCGCGCGCCCCCAGACGTTTATCGCCCGCGAGCGCCGCACGGTCGATGCGATCGCCATCGCCATGACTGTGGATATCTCCGGCTCGATGGAGGCGCTCGATCTCTCGCCCCGCTCGGCCCTCGGCACCGTGACCGAGAAAACACGTCTCGCTGTTGTGAAGGAGACTTTTGCGGCCTTCATCCGCCAGCGTCCCGACGACCTGCTCGCACTCATCACTTTCGGGGGCTATGCCTCGACCCGTAGCCCACTCACCGCCGACCATCGTGCCCTGCTTCACGTCTTGAACGGGGTGCAAGTCCCAAGCGCCAACATGGACGATCAGGGCCGTCCGGTTGCTCGGGAAGAACTGCTGACGGCCATCGGCGACGGACTGGCCACGGCCTGCGCACGCCTCACCGACTCCGAGCCCAAGACCCGGATTATTGTCCTGCTGAGCGACGGCGAATCCAACACGGGCATCATCACACCGGACCAAGCGGCCGAGGCGGCAAAGAAGTTGGGCATCCGCGTCTACACCATTGGCGTGGGCAGCACCGGCCGCGCCCCCTTCCGAACCCGTGACGACTTCGGGCGCTCCGTGATCGGATGGGGCGAGGTGAGCCTCGACGAAACCCAACTCCGCTCCATCGCCAGTGTCACAGGCGCCCGCTATTTCAACGTGCGTGATCCAGAGGGTCTGAAGACGGCCCTTGACGAGATCGGCCGTTTGGAGACCACACGCATTGACCGTCAAATCCTGATGCGGTATCAGGAGTGGTTTGTGTGGCCGCTCTTCGTCGGCGCGACGCTTGTCTGTGCCGCGCTCACGCTCGGCATGCTCACCCTCCGGAGGCTGTTATGATCCGGTTTGTTCAGCCGTATCTGTTGCTGCTTTTGTCGCTCATTCCGTTGGTGGGCCTGGCCTGGTGGTGGGCCGCATCCCGTGCCGAGGCGCGTCTGGCCGATTGGGTCGCGCCTGCGCTCCAGGCACGACTTCTCCCCCCCCGATCACGCGCGCGCACCCTCGCACAGATCATCCTCGCACTCGCCGCGCTGACCCTGCTCACCATCGCCGCGGCGCGTCCACAGTGGGGCCGTCGTGACGAGACGATCTTCACTCGCGGCAGCAACTTGCTCATCGCCCTCGATGTTTCCCGCTCCATGCTCGCCAGCGATGTCCACCCCAACCGCCTTGAGCGCGCCAAGGTGGACATT contains:
- a CDS encoding VWA domain-containing protein; this encodes MRFAYPLAALLLIPWLLAVWRLYRRSERAGILFAPIRRLPVHTAGWRVWASRMLPAVFLVGLACLIIAAARPQTFIARERRTVDAIAIAMTVDISGSMEALDLSPRSALGTVTEKTRLAVVKETFAAFIRQRPDDLLALITFGGYASTRSPLTADHRALLHVLNGVQVPSANMDDQGRPVAREELLTAIGDGLATACARLTDSEPKTRIIVLLSDGESNTGIITPDQAAEAAKKLGIRVYTIGVGSTGRAPFRTRDDFGRSVIGWGEVSLDETQLRSIASVTGARYFNVRDPEGLKTALDEIGRLETTRIDRQILMRYQEWFVWPLFVGATLVCAALTLGMLTLRRLL